AAACGCGCGGGGGGCGAAGCTGGCTACGATTTCGGTAAAATCAAAAGGGACCAGATCCGGATTGTTCTGATACTCACTGTTGATGACAGGCATATAGCGATCACTGGTCCAGCCTTTCAGCTTGCCGCCATAGTATTTATGAAAGCGGGTAAATCCACAACTGGAAACCAATGCTTTGATCCGGGAATCGAAGGCAGCCGTGAACATGGTATTGTGGCCCCCCAGTGAATGCCCGATGCAACCAATGCGGCCTCCCTGCACATAGTTCAGGGACTGCAGTAAATCAAGGGATCGCATATTATCATAGATGGCTTTCATCGTGCCACTGCGGTATTCAGGATGCGCCTTGAAATCGTAGGGATATTCCCCGAACGAAGGATAATCCGGCGCGAGTGTCACATATCCCCGTTCCGCCAGTTCCAGCGCATATTTCAGATTCGGCAAGCCTTTGATTCCCGCCGGTTCTTCTTTGCCCGTACTGGAATTCGTCTGATGCAGACAGAGTATCGCTGGCACTGGGTGCGCGGGAGACGCTGAAGCGGGCACAAATAAATACGCCTTCACACGCTGCTGCAAATCATCCGTGTGATAAGAGATCTTCAACCGTTTGATAGAACCGACGGTTGTTTCTTCCAGCACTTTCAGATCCAGGGGAACCGGTTTCTCTGGATGGGGAATCTCGCCCATCACCGTCTGCATATTGGATAGAATATGGTCGCGACGTATTTTCCAGTCAGCCCATGATTGAACAGAATGCTTCTTCCCGGCTGAATCCAGATAATAAGAGAGATCCAGATGCTCCTGATAAACGGGAACCTGTTGCGTTGGATTCTGTGGAGCATCTGCACTCCACAGAACCGGACTACAGGTAATTAAGCAGATGAAGAAACTGGAATATCTCACAAGCACAGCGGTACCTTTCTTAAAGTGAATTCCCAAGTTACTTTTCAGATGGTTTAGCAACCGGTTTCACAGGTTCCGCGGGAGCGATCAGCGTATTTTTGATAATGGATTCGGTCAGCTTATCATGATCGGATTCAACATCGATCAACAGGTTATCTCCGAAGAGCACATGCGTCGTAGGCTCAATGACTGTCACAGCCTTGGGACGAACCGAAGCAAACAGATTTCCGGAAACTGTGACTCCACGGGTTTTATCGAGCGTCAGTCCGGCGGCTTTCAGATCATTGGTACGGCGTTTGACCTGCCCGTTTCCTATGTAACTGTTGGAAAAATTATTGCCCGTCACCGTGATCCGGCCCGACTTGGGTCCTATCTTTAAGGCATCTTTAGACAGCAGCGTAAATGTATTCGCACTGACCGCACAACCATGGGCGTCATCCAGAATAATACCACTGCCATTGTGAGCGATGACATTAGCAGAAAGTGTAATGCCATAACATTCTTTATCCAGAGTAATCGCCCGGCCTTTGCATTCTTCAATCATGTTGGCACAGACAATGGAACCATACGTATTTTCAATGATCACACCATCGCGTAAATGGTCATCCAGATTGTTGCCACTCATACACAGGTTATATCCATCGGTACATCGCAGTGCATCCAGGTTCTCTTCAAAATGATTTGCCGAGACAACAATGTCATGACAACCGACGGTATTCAGACCTGTGGCTTTGTTGTAGGTAATCAGACAATCGGAAACGCGGGGATCTTCGAAGCAGAAATCCAGAAAAATACCGTCGCTGCCATGATAACTGCAGGTGACCCCATGGATATAAATTTCCTGAACCCATTTGGCATTAATGCCCCGCCCGCTTTTCTCATTGCCCGTCACGCGAAAATTCTGCAACTGCACACGCCAGATGCGGGGCTTCGGGTCTGGCTTTCCATCCGGAAGCTTGGCATCCGCAGGCGGATGGATGGCGATCGCATCCTGACCTTCTTCATTCTTATTATGAATGTGCGTCGCAGAACCAGCGCCCATCAGTAACACATCACCTTTGGTAATGACTAGCGGCTCATTTATCTCAAAATTCCCAGGAGGCAGCATGACGACTCCCCCTTCTGCAGGAATCGCATCCAGCGCCTGTTGAATGGATTCATAATTGATCGCGTGGATCACAGGTCGCGCACCTGGTAATTTCGCTTTGCTTTGTGTTTCCCCTTTTTCCTGCCCGGCAAACACCAGCCCTGAACTCAGAGAGATAATAAACGCCAGAGTCAACATCGATTTCAAAACGGCTGTGTGAGAACGTTTCATAGCAGGCAGGACCTCTTAATAAATCAGAAGCGCGGGGCAGGAAGAAAAACAGCTTGAGTAAAGCCATCTTTCACGATCAGGATGTAATTCCGGATTGGTGCAATAACACCAGCTTAACTTTCTTTCGTAATTCATCCATCACAACCGAAATAGTCTCGATAGTCAAGTTGCAGACAAGAAGTAGTCTACTCAGCAAGGCATATTGAATTCTCTATGAGAATGACTCAGATTTAGACTGTATCCAGTTTTACTGTAGCGTTTCCAGGGCCATTTGGACCGAGTAGCATAGATTGAGAGACGCTATGGTTCAATGTGATGCGATCTAGCCTAAGACTGATTTTGTGCATTTCAAATCAGACAGCGGGGCGACTTGTAATTTATCCATGGAATGCTAGAATCACCCAGCGCAAACAGTTGCATCTGTTTCTGATTTTAGTAACATAAACACTGACAACAGGTTGCACCTGCTTCTCAGAAACGGCGGCTCTCAAAATCCGGTGAAGTTCCGATTTTTTGAGTCACCTGAATCACTCCAGGATAGTCCACTATTCTGACAGGCACCCGTAGCTCAACTGGATAGAGCACCGGTCTTCGGAACCGGGGGTTAGGGGTTCGAATCCCTTCGGGTGTACTTGACTTACGTCAAATGAGGCTCTCGCTTGTACCTATGGAGATTGGCGTGTAAAGCGGACCCACTTTGGCGCGGAAATGGGACCCACCTGGGGTTGGGTTAACCACGTGGGGTAACGTGGTGGTCAGTATGCCAAAGTGTGGAAGCGACTCAGGCTTTTTTGCGAGGTGGCTTCTTTTGTTTCATCGACTCTTTGAACCGATAGCTTTCACCATTCATCTCAAATATTTCACAATGGTGCGTTAATCGATCCAAAAGTGCTGCCGTCATCCGTTCGCCCTGAAAGATCTGGCCCCAGTCGCTGAAGGCGAGGTTGCTGGTGATCAGCAGACTTCGTCTTTCATAACGATCAGCAAACACCTGGAACAGTAGTTCCGCACCAGCACGGCTGAAAGACAGATAACCCAGCTCGTCGACAATCAGCAGATCGAGCTTGTCGAGCCTGTTCAGGAGACGCTCCAGACTGTATTGCTGTTGCGCGGTTTCCAGTTGATTGACGAGTGCCGCAGCGGTGAAGAATTTCGTTCGGATTCCTTCACGACAGGCGGCCAGGCCCAGTGCAATCGCCAGATGGGTTTTGCCCGTTCCCGGCTGACCAAGCAGACAGAGATTGGTATGTTGCCGGACCCATTCACCACGGGCCAGCTCCAACACCTTCTGTTTGTTGACTGATTTCATGGCCGCGAAGTCGTAATCTTCCAGCCCTTTTTCCACTGGGAACTGAGCCTGTTTGATCCGGCTGGTCAGCGCATTCGTGGACCGTGCCGCCACTTCCAGTTCAGTCAACTGCAGCAGATATTGCTCGAACGTCTGATTTGAGTTGGCCGCTTCGTGGGCCAACTTCTCGAACTCCGCATTCATGGCCGGTAACCTTAACTGCTTGAGATTGCTCTGCAGCAGTAGATTCGGATCGTTTTTCTTCTGTATTGTTTGTGGGGGCACGATGATCTCCTTGTGTTGACGTAGAAAGAAACAAATCAAAATGGTTCAGGCTCGGACAGGGAACCTGTACCGACAAGACCTCCGGACGACTCAATTCTTCTTTGCTCAGAGTTGCCGGAGAGAAATCAGGCTGATTGCGGGCATGCGCGGTACTGCGTTTGACCCGGCGAATGATCCGGTCGGCATCCGCTCCTTCGGGGCCACGCAACTGTTCGATGGTTTTCTGGACGCGCTGGACTGGATGTGCGGACAATAGCTGTAGCACTCGTACATATTGTTTTGCTCCCGCACATAAGCCATGCCGGTTTTCCAGCCGTTCGCGAAGTTCGTCAAACACCGGCGGTAGCTTCCACTGACGGTAGACGTTGGAATGATCTAACGCAGCCGGTCGCCGCCCCAAAGCTGCGAGGTAATGCAACGGGTTAAGAATCTGACACCCTTTCTCATAGCTTCTTTGATGGGTTGCCACCACAGTTCCCTTAAAGACCATTTCCACACGGTCAACGTAACCTTTGACGCTCACCGTCTGAAACGCACACTGTCGCGGCACGCTGTAATCCACGTTCTCAAACCGGGCGAACTGATACTTGTTGACCTTTACTTCCCGGCGGATGCACGGATCAAAGCGGTGCCTGGGCAACCCGGCGGCGTTTTGTTTGTCCTGTTCCAATCGTGTGCCGATGGTTTCTGTCTTACCACTACTGAGACGCTGCTGTTCCTGGAGGCAGCATTGCCGAAGATAGTTGTTGAGTTCCTCGAAATCTTCCATCTTGGGAACCGGAGTCGACCATTTCCGCTGCAACGTCTTCACGCGATTCTCAACGACCGGTTTTTCGTTCCCGCTGGCCGGCAGGCAGAACAGTGGTTCAAAGACATAATGACTTGCCAGGGCTGCATAACGTTGGTTGATTTTGCGACTCCGCCCGCTGAGCACCGCGTCGGCTACCGTTTTCGGGTTGTCCCACCAGACTTCTTTGGGAACGCGATCAAAATACTCGAACGCCTGCACCATGCCTTCCAGAATCGCTTCGGTCCGTTCCGTCGGTAGAGCGATCACAAAGGGGGCGTTGGAATACGACCAGACCAGAATCAACACTGAAACCCGTCGTCGTCCGTCGGGAAAATCGACATAAATCTTGCCGAAGTCGGCTTCCAGCCGTTGGCCCGGTTGGTGATCAAGCGGGATGAATGTTTCACGTTTATTGGTTCGGTGCTTCCGCACGAATCGACAAACTGCATCGTAACCGCCGAGATAGCCGTGCTCGTCCCGCAGTCGCTCAAAGATTCGTTGTGCTGTGTGCCGCTGTTTGGGTGGTTGCGATTCATCATCGGCGAGAATCTGTCGGATGGTCTCATGGAAGGGGCCCAGTCGGGGAGCCGCCTGAGTCTGGCGCTGCGAATATTGTTGCGGTTGCCCTGCACCGTGTAATACTTCGCGGATCTTTCGCCGTGAATGATGAAATGTCCGAGCGATTTCCCGGATGCTCATCCCGTCGCGATGAGCACGCCGTATACGTCCGTAATCGTCCACCGTAAGCATCCTTCACCCCGAAACTGAAGGTCAAAAGCCTCCAGTATCAGGAACTTGCTACGATGGGTCCATTTTACGCGCCAATAACTCCCCCAAAGTGGGTCCGCTTTGCACGCCAATCTCCACCCATGCCTTTTCGCGAATTCGGACTAAATGAGACAATTTCCATCTGAATGGGCTTTGGCATGCACGATTTAATCAATTTTTTCTCGGAAAGATCTTTCGATCAGTTCGACGCATCGCGGAAGATGTGTCGAACCGATCGAAGGCACAGGAGACGGACATCGTGTTTGGCGAACAAATCCCAAAGTTCCACGAAGTCCAATAGGCTGCGCGTCAACCTGTCGAGTTTGACTACGAAGATAATGTCAATTTTTCTTGCCACGACATCGGCTTTGAGCCGTTGGAGTTCGGGGCGGTTTTGATCTTTCGCACTTCGCCCGGCATCGATGTAGTAGTCCGTGCTCGCGACCACCCATCTGTTAAGTGTTTCTCGATATTCAATTCCCTTTCGAATGTCGTTTCTTTGAGCTTCCAGACCATCCGCTCCACAGCTTGACGAGTAGAGGAAACACGAATAGAGACCGCGATGCAAACTCCGTTGCTCTCTTCTGTCTCATTTTGTTTTTTCTTTAATGACTTTGATGCCATAGTGTCCTCTCCTGATCAAGACAGATGGTTTTGATTGTTGAGTTGTTCTGCCTCTGCCCCACGCCGTCTCTCAGCAATTGCTGCCAACACGCCACCAAGTGACTGCTGCCGGGACTCTTCTCCTCCTTTTTTGTGACATCTTAGAGTGGATGATTTGGTGTGATGGTGACTTTTTTCTCAAGTGCTTCAACAGTTAAATGCAACGTCCATATCCTTTTTTCGTAATCGCTTGGTCTGCATAATCGCAACCATCCCTTGAGTTTCTTGGAACGCTTGAAGACCGAACAGCAACCAGCGACGAAGGAACCGTCCCTCCGCCTAGTGGTTGCTGTTCAGTCGAGATGATCTGAAAATACATGTCCATGTCTCTGGCTCATTTGAGACTAACGATGCTTGCGTATAGACTCGGAGGTACCTTGACTTACTACCCGAATCAGTCGCACCTGAGAAGTGCCCCGACTAAATCTTCTATTTCCTCTGCTTCTCGTGCTCTACGGCCAGCAGATTTAGGAGTCGACCGAGAACCTGGTATATCGCAAGATTTGCAGAGAGCACTCAGGCTGTCAAACTCTGCGTTCACCTCCAGTTGAATGTCAATTCCTCCACCCGCGAAACATTCCAAGTGCAAAATATTCACGGTGGTCAACTCCGCATAGGGCACCCCAAAGCCTTGAAAGGCTCCACTGTCCTTTATCTTTTCTTCAATACACTGAATTAGCTCATCAGTGAACTCCTCTTTCTTAATCATTTCGGCATCCATTTTGCCGCAGCATTCATCACAAATATACTGATCTTCTGAAACGGTAGTCATTGCATTCTCTTTCTATAATAGAGAGACATATATAGTGCAGGCCAACAGTTGGCCTTAGGTGACTTCACCCGAACCATCGCTCGGAATATGAAATGAAGCCATATGAGCAGCAGTTTCGTTGACATACCGGTCACCTTTTCATATGATGTCAGTGTTGCCAAGAAGGACTGTCCTCGAGTACAACATCTCATGCGCCGCCACTGTTGTCAAGGGTGACAGTCAGTTTTTTTCGATTTTGATAGATCTGAGCAGATGATACGATTCAGGCTGAATGAGTTAATTGCAGAGTGCAATGCTTCAGGCACAGAAGAACGGCTTCATATGCAGACGGTTGCGGACGCAGTGGGGGCAGCCCGTTCAACCTTAGCCAACCTCACCACGCTCAATCGTGAGCCTGTTACCAATACGGCACTTGTCGAATGTCTCTGCCGATTTTTTGCCACTCATCACCCAGAGTTTGAACTTTCTATGCTTATTGAGTTCACACCGAGTCTACCCGAGACGACAACGACCCACATTGATGCGCTGTATCCAGAACGGGCAGCGAAAAGTAGGAGGAGGCACTCTTAGCAATACTACCTCCATCGGTATTTTGAATGGACGATGCTATTTGTGTCCTGTCGCCAATTTTAAGGCCTTAAGAAACTCCTGTAGTGAACTGGCAAACGCCTCACCGTTGGCGATCATCTGTTTCTCAAGTAGTGGGAACTTATAACCAGGTCGAACTTGTAGGCTCGGATTCTTTCGTCAAAGAACTAGGGAACGCCTGCCATTCAGAGTGTTTGCAAAAGTCGATGGACAGTTCTTTTTGAGCATTCCAACTCTTCAGCCAGTGTATTTGAAGTCATCTGGCTTCCATAATCAATTATCCGACTGTTTGCTAATTAATTGGTCCAACTTAAATTGTATGTAATCATTAAGTTGGTCAGTAAGACGCTGCTCAGTCTTGGTCATAAATCGCTGATTCGAATCTAATATATTGAGGAGGACCAAATAATTCATTTCACCTATGAACGGAGTCCGTGGTAGTGTTGCGAGTCGACCGTTATGTGGAATCGATTCTCGGAACTTACCCAGATCTCGATATCGTTCAACTAGTGGGTTTCCCGTTTTAGGTGAGAGCAAGATCAGGCTAAAGTCCCTCGGGAGAAATTCGAATAGTTTTGCTTCTTGATAGCAACCACATTGATAAAGGCCAATACGAGCATTCCGA
The sequence above is a segment of the Gimesia algae genome. Coding sequences within it:
- a CDS encoding alpha/beta hydrolase; amino-acid sequence: MRYSSFFICLITCSPVLWSADAPQNPTQQVPVYQEHLDLSYYLDSAGKKHSVQSWADWKIRRDHILSNMQTVMGEIPHPEKPVPLDLKVLEETTVGSIKRLKISYHTDDLQQRVKAYLFVPASASPAHPVPAILCLHQTNSSTGKEEPAGIKGLPNLKYALELAERGYVTLAPDYPSFGEYPYDFKAHPEYRSGTMKAIYDNMRSLDLLQSLNYVQGGRIGCIGHSLGGHNTMFTAAFDSRIKALVSSCGFTRFHKYYGGKLKGWTSDRYMPVINSEYQNNPDLVPFDFTEIVASFAPRAFLACAPISDSNFEVSGVKDVIRIAQPVYALSGQPENLQAVYPEAKHDFPPATRETAYQFFDRHLKQ
- a CDS encoding right-handed parallel beta-helix repeat-containing protein, which produces MKRSHTAVLKSMLTLAFIISLSSGLVFAGQEKGETQSKAKLPGARPVIHAINYESIQQALDAIPAEGGVVMLPPGNFEINEPLVITKGDVLLMGAGSATHIHNKNEEGQDAIAIHPPADAKLPDGKPDPKPRIWRVQLQNFRVTGNEKSGRGINAKWVQEIYIHGVTCSYHGSDGIFLDFCFEDPRVSDCLITYNKATGLNTVGCHDIVVSANHFEENLDALRCTDGYNLCMSGNNLDDHLRDGVIIENTYGSIVCANMIEECKGRAITLDKECYGITLSANVIAHNGSGIILDDAHGCAVSANTFTLLSKDALKIGPKSGRITVTGNNFSNSYIGNGQVKRRTNDLKAAGLTLDKTRGVTVSGNLFASVRPKAVTVIEPTTHVLFGDNLLIDVESDHDKLTESIIKNTLIAPAEPVKPVAKPSEK
- the istB gene encoding IS21-like element helper ATPase IstB; protein product: MNAEFEKLAHEAANSNQTFEQYLLQLTELEVAARSTNALTSRIKQAQFPVEKGLEDYDFAAMKSVNKQKVLELARGEWVRQHTNLCLLGQPGTGKTHLAIALGLAACREGIRTKFFTAAALVNQLETAQQQYSLERLLNRLDKLDLLIVDELGYLSFSRAGAELLFQVFADRYERRSLLITSNLAFSDWGQIFQGERMTAALLDRLTHHCEIFEMNGESYRFKESMKQKKPPRKKA
- the istA gene encoding IS21 family transposase; protein product: MLTVDDYGRIRRAHRDGMSIREIARTFHHSRRKIREVLHGAGQPQQYSQRQTQAAPRLGPFHETIRQILADDESQPPKQRHTAQRIFERLRDEHGYLGGYDAVCRFVRKHRTNKRETFIPLDHQPGQRLEADFGKIYVDFPDGRRRVSVLILVWSYSNAPFVIALPTERTEAILEGMVQAFEYFDRVPKEVWWDNPKTVADAVLSGRSRKINQRYAALASHYVFEPLFCLPASGNEKPVVENRVKTLQRKWSTPVPKMEDFEELNNYLRQCCLQEQQRLSSGKTETIGTRLEQDKQNAAGLPRHRFDPCIRREVKVNKYQFARFENVDYSVPRQCAFQTVSVKGYVDRVEMVFKGTVVATHQRSYEKGCQILNPLHYLAALGRRPAALDHSNVYRQWKLPPVFDELRERLENRHGLCAGAKQYVRVLQLLSAHPVQRVQKTIEQLRGPEGADADRIIRRVKRSTAHARNQPDFSPATLSKEELSRPEVLSVQVPCPSLNHFDLFLSTSTQGDHRAPTNNTEEKRSESTAAEQSQAVKVTGHECGVREVGPRSGQLKSDVRAISAAVD
- a CDS encoding recombinase family protein, yielding MHRGLYSCFLYSSSCGADGLEAQRNDIRKGIEYRETLNRWVVASTDYYIDAGRSAKDQNRPELQRLKADVVARKIDIIFVVKLDRLTRSLLDFVELWDLFAKHDVRLLCLRSVRHIFRDASN
- a CDS encoding HTH domain-containing protein, encoding MTSNTLAEELECSKRTVHRLLQTL